From the Melanotaenia boesemani isolate fMelBoe1 chromosome 9, fMelBoe1.pri, whole genome shotgun sequence genome, the window TGGTGTCATGACAAGTCAAAGAGGTTTAAGTACCCAGGGTGAGTCAGACACCTCCGTATCATTTAAACATCTCACGGCATGACAGCAGCATCTCCTTCACAGCCTCCTTTCCTTCTGATGCAGTACTGCAGATGCTCTTTGCTGAGGGATGCTGTGAGAAAATCCTACATTTACCGGCACATTTAACCCTCATCACAGGTATCAACATAGGGACATTTATTTCAGGCAAAGACCTCAGAGGTTCGCATAATTCTCTAAAGAGCTTTCCTGTCAAATCAATATAAACTTAATATTTCACTTGACTTTTCAGTACATGCCATGAACTGATTTCACTGTTAACTAAATATAAACAGGAAAGTTTGTTTGGCTCGTGAACAGAGGCGATTATGTACGAAAAGATCTTTTAATCACCACTACATACTTAAACCAATGAACCCAAACGAACTCAGATTGCTGACACCGTTGCATCTACACAAAACTATCATTAGGCAATGTTCTGATCCAGAATtgccaaaacatttttttataataaagaaaaccCCTGTCACACACGAGTGAACAACCTGCTCCTCTTTCTGCAACTACAGCAAAAAGCAGGATTGGACACCAAAGTGGTTACCAGGTTAGCTTACCCACGTAGTTAGCCAGCAAACGGTTCGATAAGGCTAACCTGTTCTAACAACAACACGGTGATGCGACAGTCTGTAAATCACTTTTCAAATATAACATGTTATACATAATATAATACGTTTCCACTTGTCATATGAGTAACTGGATGCAATGGCTGCATGTTGTGGTATTAGCTTGCTAGTGGGACTAACTGTGTTGAAGAAAGAACACCCACGTCGTCTTTGCATGGAATGCTAACAGCTAGCAGTTAGCTGCGGCTAATCCCTGAGAACACAGCAGGAACACTAGTCAGCAGAAACCTCTAAACAAAGTCATAATCGAAAGCTTTATCCCCACACCGACACGTGACACTgatattttacttactttacgAGTCTTCAGGTAACACTGACGTACAGTTGTGtggaaatgtaaacattttaaatgaaaaattaaccAAGGACCATGGCGTTACCTTTCTCTCCTTGAGTCCGCAAAGCCGGACGGACGGAGAACCTTCCCGGAAGCCGGTAGCTAGTAATTCCGGCAAAATCCCATCACGTGAAACCTTTCCAGTGATCATATTGTGGGTTGGGTGTACCGTTTTCATCCCCCCACCTTGATCTCGTTATCTTTATTACCTGCATGTGAATACACTCACACTTTGGGGAGTATCTAACTTCATATGTTTCAAATTAAACTGAGCCAACTCCATGATTTCCAAGCAGATTAAAGAAACTATTCCATTCATGCATTTCAACATTTGAGCATAACCAATTTTATCATAAGACCACAACTGATATTAGTGGAAAAAGCCTCTTATATTGCAAATAAACATACTGATGATAATGATAGCGTGCATCAGTGTAACCAGACTATACAGAATGACCACAAGTTAAACAAGTAAACTTTATGTTTAATCTAAGTTATCACACCATCTTTTTATGCTATATGTTTCAGGCTGTTTGGTAGACTTATCTGTTCTGGACAGTTTCCCCTCTTTACTTGTATGATAGTGTTTCACCTGCTTCAAAggtttaaaaagtaaacaaatcaaATTTCCAACAAAtgaatcagtgtttttatttctgattcaatcttttacagcactgtaacaaaaaaaaaaagtgatgaagAACACATACTTTAAATGCTCTAATTACAAAATATGACTTTAGGGTAAATTAGGAGATAACACACACTGTAATGACTGATGAAGGCTGAACAGTAGCTGTTCATTGACTcatgactgaaacattttctgaaGAGTTAGGAACAGGTCCTGGCCCAGTCAAGCAGCTGGATCAGAACATGTGGGGGAGGTGGACCTAAATTAACATGTTTGTAGAGAAGATCAGGCCCCAGTTTACTCTCTGTGTGCCATACCAGTCCAACCAATCAGACCCCATCGGCCCATTTTTAATAACTTCTGGAGTTGTGCCGCGGATGACAGATGTAGAAAGGTGGGCCTGTGTTGTTCTTTCAGCCATGCAATGAACAACTAAACATATGCAGAGACATTAGAAAAAAGGGTGCAGTCTAGGTTTCATAGTTGGGGTTTTTGCGAAGGATAACAAAGCCCTCCAGGATGGGAGTGACGGGCAGGTACTCCTCTGTGGCCAGCTCCGCCCTCTCTCCATGAGCCAGCAGCACCGGTGTGGTGTGAGTCTGGAAACCTGTGATGGCTTTTGGTTTACCTGCCTGTCCCACGACATCCACAGCCTGTGGACagataacacaaacacacattaaaatgcTAATTTATTCTGATCCTGATGACAAACTCTGATCTCTGAACTTCTTCTCTACCTGTCCAACTCTAACAGACACGGGCAGTGGTCGCAGCTCCTCGTCAAATGTGACCAACATGCGTGGCTGCATGGCTGCTACTAGGCCATACAGAATGTAGTGAGATTTACCCAGAATTACTGTAAGATACAACAAAAACCAGGGATGGATTAACATTGAATGACTAATGGATATGTTTGAGGGAGcaggaagaaaataaactcaCTGTTCTTGACGTCAAGGAAGGAAACGAGCACAGTGAGCAGTCCAGCCACGGCGACCTGACTCATCAGCTGCCTGTCGCTGTGGTAGGGACAGAGTGTGAGCGTGCCTTTGCCCAGGTGAGTCAGACCCTGTGGAGCCACAAAAAGTCAAACACTTGTTACACACACTTTTCCAAAGTTCACTCGAGTCTGGTGAAGGGTGCGTTTGTTTTCTGTCACCCACCTGAGCCAGTCGGACCATGAAGAGATTGTTGGGATCTTTGGCGTGATACTGTGCCAGCTGTCGCAGCATGGCCGCCAGGCGAGCGTTATTGGTGCctgaggaaaaggaaaaaataaagagtCTGCTTGATGtgttcaggaagcagacattCTGAGAGGAGGGTGGCTCTCTGAAAATGACCACAGGGCTCTGGATGAACTTTTTGCATTGGTtgcatttaactttttaatttggttgcacctcattttaatatgttttaaggATTTTCTTTACATCATTACCCACATTGATGGCTGTTTAAATTATTGTAAACAAGAATGATATATTGGAGAATGTTCATCTTCATTTGAAGCAGAAATGttaaggtaaaaaaatattttaaaatgcctTCACTAAGCTGAACGAATTTAAATATGTCAAACTCTGAAAAGCTCATGAGGCTGTGTTGCTTCTGGAAATTTCCCTCTCCTGTAtttatgtttaacatttttcacGAGAACTATCTACTTGGACTTGAATCTCATGAAAGGCAGCTTCTCTTTGGCATTTATGGCTGCAAGACCAACCATAAACATCCAGTTTGATGCATTTTGCTGGTTGTTGTCTGGAAGTGGCAGAAGTGAGCATGTCATTTGTGACACGTGACAAAACAGCAGAGCGTAAACTggctaaattattttaatcattgttctttgttgttgttgtttttggttgtaCTCTAGAGCCCTGGATTATACCCTGAACGGTTGAGTAATAAGTGACattcaaacaggaagtgaatgaatTTATATCAAGATTAAAGCACTTATTATCGTTATTACACAACTGGCTATTTTATAATGTactatttcatgtttttgctaacatgtttgtgtttaacacattgaaattaaaatacaagtaaaaaacaatgtttttttcttttgttttatcaaaTTAACTCAATTATATTGCAAAAAAAGTATGTATGATATTACATTGTCATATTATTTAATAGAAAACAAACTTACCACTTCCCACCATGCCCATGGCAAAGATGGAATTGTGGGAGACCTCTGGGTCAGCATCGTGGGAAAACTTGCTAAGAGTGTCCAAGATGTTCAGACGAGGGTTGGACACAGAAATGAGAGCAAGGGCCAGAGGCACCGCTCGCCTTAAGGTGGGCTCACCGTAACGCAGCTTATGGCATAAACACAGCGGTGAAAATGGGGGAGAGCAGAAATCAGAGAACAAGTTTACTTCAGCTAACTGACATACAACCATTATGTATGTTTGTACTAGAAATAACTGATCACAACAGACTAACCAAGCacaacagagaaaacagaaaaagaacagGACTGAagaattagaaataaatcaGATGAAAAGCTGCTCCTTATTTAGAGAGGACaaataataaatgattttaaagGACAATGAAGAACAAAATTCAGAAAGATAAGAAGAACAGAAATAACAGAAGTAAAAGACAAAGTCATGTAACTGACCAGGTGTCCAAATGTTCGCAGTGCCATTTCAGAGCCAATCTCCTCGCCCATGGCAATCAGAGCGATGCCAAGAACAGCCACACCCTGAGAGAAAGACATTAAATCAAGTTTCTTTTCTCTCCACAGAATCATCCATAACACGAGCAGCAAAGTCACATATGAGGCAGAGATGTGTGAGATTAATCAGCTGATGACCAGCTTATCAACAACAGATACTAGTTACTTAAACTGTGACATTTAATTTGGGAGAATTTTGATCCACAAAGTAGGAAGAAAGTGGTAGATAACCACACAGCTGCAGAGGCACATTCAACACAGACATGTGGGTGATACCCTGCAGAGACAGGACTGCTAATGTTCAGTAATCCACATCTGGCTTTGGTGGATTTAAGTTTCTGTGGTATGGGATACTTGACTgttgtggttatttttttatttagaattgcTAGCTCCTACTGTTGGTGTAGTAGTAAAGGGTCAGCATCAGCGCACACCTCGAAactcaggctcttaaaatcaaGTTGGTAATCTTGGTGTGTtaatagactcagatctgacttttaacagccacatcaaagctgtcaccaaTCAGCTTTTTACCAactcaaaaacatcaacagaacaaacatctgcagctcatccaggtgctgctgctagagttttaaccaggactaagagatctgaacacatcacaccagttttgaagtCTTTACACTGATTTCCAGTCGGTcacagaaaagattttaaaactgatgaAGGTCTACAAACCCCAGAATcaatctgtgatatgttcagtaATTAGCTGTAacgctgcaaacaagtggaacaaacttccagtggagattaaacttaaATGTTGACActttcaaatgattaaaaatatttttttcatgaaatctgcatcatattttttaacttatctggactctttgcttttaataaatttactttAGTTATTTCatatgattttatatatttattattttattatgattttgcACACACCTTTAATTATGTCTTAACACGATtttgtttctccattttttctttttcttgttacaTGTAAGGCATGTTGAATTgcttttatgtatgaaatgtgctagataaataaacttgccttgtctaGTAAGCTTTGTAATTGTTTGGTTTGTGACTCCTTTAAGAGTTTGCATGTTGCATTTGTCCAGTGTGCTCATTCTGTGTCTCCTAAAAATCAAGCATATCGAAGTATGTTTGTAAATCCTTTTAGTACATTTGCATGcagccacacacaacccacgaATGTTTAGATGCCCAATGCAAACCACACTCACATGCCTGGGTCTTCTACAGGACTTTTATCTGCAAAATTGTCACAAAGGCACCGTTAGTGGTGATGCTGTCAATTAGTTTACTTTTTCTGTTGAATTAAACATAGCAGGTGGCTGTTTAACTCTTTTGGGAAAGGGGGTGTTAATGATTGTTGGGATATGGGTTGATCAGTTATGCAAATCTGAGTGTGCAGGCCAGGCTGGGATTGGCAGCTTCTGAGGGAATAGCCTCTGGTGGATGGTTTTCCTTTAAAGATCTGGACTGAGGAGACAGGATTCCCTCATCTTCCTCACAATCGGCCACACCTTGGTTATGCCCAGAGGTGGGTGGAGTAGGCCAAAATTGCACTCAAGAATAAGTAgggttacttaaaaaaaacatttataaaataaaaagtagttttCCAAAGGTTGCTCAGTTTCATTGTGAtgtgataattattttttcccttttaacctattatattaaaatattgaggcgccaaaaaaaattaatctgaatTGAAAAAGGTTGTAATATGTACCCACAAACACCACCTGTTTTAGTAAAACAGGTAAACAGGGAGTATATGGAAAGTAAAGCAGCACCTGTCCATCTCAGTTTAAAGTTCAGATAAAACGATCACATCTCGGATTTTACATAGTCTGTCAACATCAGACAAAAACGGAGTTTCAAATCTGAACATTTCAATGAAgcaacatcagtttcagacgaCCTCGTTTTTCTGATATGGCGCTGTGAATATGATTCGATCTTGCCGATCCCAGACCCATGAAGGATAATGTTTGCCTTCTCACACATGAACAGCCTGACAGATTTATCTGAAAAATATCTGGTTACTAAAAATCTTGTTAAGGTTGACCAGCTAGTTAGAGCGCTATCTGCGATCAGGTCGGCATGATCGGATCACGTGTCATCCTCACTGGGTCAGCTGAGGCGCTGATGTGTGGAAGTTCACATTTGAAACTCTGAAACATGTTTTCTATACATGAGACCAGAGGAGCTCATCCTCCTAAGTTTTAGCTTTATAGTCAGCTGCTTCTGACATCTTTCAGTGAGTTTCATTCTGTCTGCTAGTTGTGAAGAGTCTGTGCAACTGTGCAGCCATGGTTTGTGTATGTAGTCATGTGACTGCATGGCTACGTGTGAATGATGAAATTGGCGACATCTCTCTGGCAAAAATATTAGCGTTTCTTCTTCACAAATTTACTCTAGTAAAAGTTAGTATGGTGCAGTAAAACTCTTAATGTAACTCGTTACTACACACCCTTTGTAGTTCTGTAGTTCATGTGTATTTTCATGCAGTGTTCCCCTGTTTTTGTTCGACTTGGGAGGTAAgcgtttttgttgttgttgttgttttaatttaaattgttttgtttgtggctgcttgagacttgacttgatATTTCTTCTAGCCGAGTGAAATCCATGTGATCaaagattccagctgacattcTACATGGAGGCTGGATAAAGTGATCCAATCagctgtatttacatgatggacagatttaatatgataATAACGTCTTCGACATCCGCAATGTCTACGAATTtggaagaattttttttaacctccttTAAAGTCTAAATAATCCTTAACTCGTTCAGTTTGTAACAAAACCACCACAGTCCGCTCTGTTTTGCTGTTGCCATTTTTCCAAGTCTTTCCTGACACTCATTACGTCACGTAACCGTCACGTGGGtcaagcatgtgcagaaacGACATACACCACAGAAACATTTGGAATGGCAGTATGCATGCTTATTTTTTCCCGCTGATCCgattgtgaaaaggtttaaactatTTCCATTTGCATGACGTTCGATCGGATTGAAAGTGCTTCATGTTAAGCGCAGCTATTGATCATCTCATTGTATGAGGATAATAATGGTTCTGACCTGGTGGGATCCCATGTCAGCAGCAGTTTCCTTCTTGTCCTTGTCCTTTTTGTCCTTCTTGTCCTtgtcctcttctttttccttctccttGGCTTCATAGTGCTCGCTGCAGATGTGGAGGAGCTGCTGTACCTTTAGCACATTCCCAGAACCTGAGAAGAAGGGAGGGGATGTACAAGTGGGAATTGATCATTGCAGCATTGCGTGCAGGTATGTTTACTGTTGGCTCACAGACAGAATGGTGAAACTGACCTGCATATGCACAGATGTCCACAAGTGTGTTAGCAAAGCTGCGGAAAGGTTCAGGTACAACCTGTAGAGCTGCCAACGTTGTTTCAATTGCTTCTCCTTTGCCTGAGAATAAAGACATGATACACATCAGAGACCCTTACAAAATGATTCctgaataaaagtaaaacatgatcTATCCATGCCTACCCAAGTGGTTGAGTCCCAAACCCAAAGGCAGCCAGCGAGCGTAAGTGTCCTTCAGCTCCTGTTCATTCTTTTCCATGATGGTCTGGACAATAGTGGAGGTGACGTCACCGTTACAAGACCCCACTGCGATCATACCGCATGCCAGCGCCGTAACTCCAACCACCTGTAGATATATAACCGCAACACTTAGATGATGCTAAACTGACCGTCAGCAGAAGGAAGATGATGCCCACTCATACCTCCATGCTGGATTTGGAGTCTCCCATGACAGGAAGAAGCAGCGAGAGGACATCTTCTCTGTTTGATCCAGCGTAGGCAAGACCCAGCCTGAAACCAAGGAATGACCATCAACCAAGATGCCACTTTATCAGTCCGTATTAGTGAGAGATAGAGTCACAGCACAACATCCTCACCCAAAGATGGCGCCTATCCTCATGACGTTGCTGTTGTGAAGAACGTAGTCGGACAGCAGAGCGAGAGCTGGGTCGCACTCGTTCCTCACACCTGAGTTTACAATGCCACAGGCCAGGAGGGCACCGGACTACACACGAGGATAAAGGGGGTGACACACAAGACAGACACTTTAAGGCTTTGCTTTTATAACCTTCCTCCTCTCGCTGTCACAGAAGAGTTTTAATCTGATCTATGAAAGGAATTCCTCTGACTGGAATCATAAAGTATATAGAGCAACACAACACATTCAAAACCGACCATACCTTGATGTAGTCTTCAGATGAGTACAGATACTTGTCAATCTGGGTCAGACCACCATCTACATCCCACAGCAGGATCATTCCCAGAGAGGCTGCAGCGCTCAACATTCCTGAGAACATCACAGAAATCAGCTGCTCTGATTcacaataacaaacataaaacgTTTTAGATGTGAGGAGTGTGTGTTCCTGTACCGTGGTCCTTGTTCTTGTACAGCCATTTGTTGCCATCATCTGTGAGCAGCTTATCCTGCCCAAAGGCTGCATTAACAAAGCCGTTGACAAATGAAGAGGCCAAGTTCATACGAGCCGAGTCCACCTGGGAGCCACTTCCTCCAAACCCTgtcacacacaacacagaggtGATGTAACATGGATAGCATCTACAAACACAGCTTCAAAAAACACATCTAGCTTGGGGCACTTTGTAAGATATCAATAAAAGCAGAAAGCAATGTCCTAACTTTTTGAGACGTGTTGTTGCCGTCAAATCCAAGAGGAGCTCACATTTTcattaaacagtaaaatatctttacttttttttctgtagactgttgtaaataaaatctttatttgtgtAATTTGAAAGTCATTACATCGTTCTAGGTCAGTTCTCCTGGCAAAATGTAAACATCCAAATCATCTTCAGCTTTTACCTGAACTGAATTACTGAGACACCTCAAACTATGCACCAAGCAGAAAAACCAATCATTATCACTAAATATTCAGAATTTGTTCTCAACCAAATAACCTCAAGAACTCAGGGGAGCCTATATGTTTGACAAACTGGCTGTTAGAACAACACAAAATGCCACAAGTTACAGTAAAAGGATTTCTTTG encodes:
- the psmd2 gene encoding 26S proteasome non-ATPase regulatory subunit 2; protein product: MEEAKKKENKQSEKTDEKDKDKEKGQQSSGKDKDKKEEQELSEEDKQLQEDLEMMVERLSEKSTALHRPALEELRRQIRSSTTSMTSVPKPLKFLRPHYGKLKEIYETMATGENKRFCADVVSVLAMTMSGERECLKYRLLGSQEELASWGHEYVRHLAGEVAKEWQEVEENDKTQQETLLKLVKEIVPYNMAHNAEHEACDLLMEIERLDMLEDYIDENAYGKVCLYLTSCVSYVPEPENSALLRCALNIFRKFTRYPEALRLALMLNDVELVENIFTSCKDIVIQKQMAFMLGRHGMFLELNEDVEDYEDLTEIMSNVQLNSNFLALARELDIMEPKVPDDIYKTHLENNRFGGSGSQVDSARMNLASSFVNGFVNAAFGQDKLLTDDGNKWLYKNKDHGMLSAAASLGMILLWDVDGGLTQIDKYLYSSEDYIKSGALLACGIVNSGVRNECDPALALLSDYVLHNSNVMRIGAIFGLGLAYAGSNREDVLSLLLPVMGDSKSSMEVVGVTALACGMIAVGSCNGDVTSTIVQTIMEKNEQELKDTYARWLPLGLGLNHLGKGEAIETTLAALQVVPEPFRSFANTLVDICAYAGSGNVLKVQQLLHICSEHYEAKEKEKEEDKDKKDKKDKDKKETAADMGSHQGVAVLGIALIAMGEEIGSEMALRTFGHLLRYGEPTLRRAVPLALALISVSNPRLNILDTLSKFSHDADPEVSHNSIFAMGMVGSGTNNARLAAMLRQLAQYHAKDPNNLFMVRLAQGLTHLGKGTLTLCPYHSDRQLMSQVAVAGLLTVLVSFLDVKNIILGKSHYILYGLVAAMQPRMLVTFDEELRPLPVSVRVGQAVDVVGQAGKPKAITGFQTHTTPVLLAHGERAELATEEYLPVTPILEGFVILRKNPNYET